A window of the Trichoderma asperellum chromosome 4, complete sequence genome harbors these coding sequences:
- a CDS encoding uncharacterized protein (EggNog:ENOG41~TransMembrane:7 (o20-45i82-100o112-129i150-171o183-203i215-233o239-256i)), translated as MVSSSMLKPIIDDQYVAARAYFLCVIGMLFFESMLRIPSYLQFLYRRGRPNTSRRKHWKIYTTIHKIITLPSLIPFITRNNLSILLRVSVFTFLNFLWGWNKFAYTTNYQLYGWLTIANGGLSLLVGARTNLFAHVARIPSAVLLMYHRWIGLATFIHATLHCSLIIQHYVQTDQFYTAAQAPRIPVGIAAWIALAIIAITSVPKIFRRRWFEAFYYPHFFFLVFIAGALYHAKMGPEFLLPGFGLWVIDRCIRFYNNFRSLNVKSVTHYSGGVTKFNIAGVAPSQPGQIAWVQIPSVSFFNWHPFTIASAPGQNETTVAIRALGSFTKKVQKFDGDQIELTQSIMTESVTSQDASTHIKYPKVQIDGPYGVGRLHWGANPVVVLVAGGIGITPSISIATYIVNQAVAGLALNTGGWHIHILWTVKQAGHISWFETELKNLAIIASNSAVPVTVDLAIHVTSDGEEVVESAKYEGLGEVCQGRPDVMKWFESVRNARLGMDASVNLCGPAQLVRSARIAASKASCEDILFHVEEEIFEF; from the exons ATGGTGTCCTCATCTATGCTTAAGCCCATCATCGATGACCAGTACGTGGCCGCCAGGGCGTATTTCCTCTGCGTTATCGGAATGCTGTTCTTTGAGAGCATGCTTCGAATCCCGTCATATCTCCAATTTCTCTACCGAAGAG GCCGCCCGAATACATCACGCCGAAAGCACTGGAAGATCTATACCACCATTCACAAGATCATCACGCTGCCTTCTCTCATCCCATTTATTACTCGCAACAATCTTTCCATTCTCCTACGCGTCTCTGTCTTTACATTTCTCAACTTCCTCTGGGGCTGGAACAAGTTCGCTTATACCACAAATTACCAACTCTATGGCTGGCTCACTATTGCCAACGGTGGGCTTAGTCTCCTCGTCGGCGCGCGCACCAATCTCTTCGCCCATGTTGCTCGTATCCCGTCGGCTGTGCTACTGATGTACCATCGCTGGATCGGATTGGCAACATTTATACATGCGACGCTGCATTGTAGCCTCATCATACAACACTATGTGCAGACTGACCAATTTTATACCGCCGCGCAGGCGCCTCGTATCCCTGTGGGTATCGCTGCATGGATCGCACTAGCCATCATTGCAATCACATCCGTTCCCAAGATTTTTCGTCGACGCTGGTTCGAAGCCTTCTACTATCCgcacttctttttcctcgttTTTATTGCCGGGGCGTTATACCACGCCAAAATGGGACCCGAATTTCTTCTCCCTGGATTTGGCCTCTGGGTAATTGATCGTTGCATTCGATTCTACAATAACTTTCGCAGCCTCAATGTCAAATCAGTTACACACTACTCGGGAGGCGTAACGAAGTTCAACATCGCAGGGGTAGCGCCATCCCAACCTGGTCAGATAGCATGGGTACAGATTCCCAGCGTGTCATTCTTCAATTGGCATCCGTTTACCATTGCTTCGGCACCCGGACAAAATGAGACCACGGTTGCCATCAGAGCTCTCGGTTCATTCACAAAGAAGGTGCAGAAATTTGATGGAGACCAGATAGAATTGACCCAATCAATAATGACCGAAAGTGTGACGTCTCAAGATGCATCCACTCACATAAAATACCCCAAAGTACAGATTGATGGCCCTTATGGCGTTGGTCGCTTGCATTGGGGAGCAAATCCGGTGGTGGTTCTCGTGGCGGGCGGAATCGGCATCACtcccagcatcagcatcgcgACATACATCGTGAACCAAGCCGTCGCAGGACTTGCTCTCAACACTGGTGGTTGGCATATTCATATCTTGTGGACAGTCAAACAAGCTGGTCATATTTCCTGGTTTGAAACTGAGCTGAAGAATCTCGCCATTATAGCGTCAAACTCAGCTGTGCCTGTCACAGTGGACTTGGCAATTCATGTTACAagcgatggagaggaggtggtggaaTCCGCAAAGTATGAGGGTCTCGGGGAAGTTTGTCAAGGCCGGCCGGATGTAATGAAATGGTTTGAGAGCGTGAGAAATGCGAGGCTAGGCATGGATGCGTCAGTCAATCTATGCGGACCTGCACAGTTAGTGCGTAGCGCAAGGATAGCGGCGTCAAAGGCAAGCTGTGAGGATATTCTGTTTCACGTTGAGGAGGAGATATTTgaattttag